A region of Paenibacillus sp. 37 DNA encodes the following proteins:
- a CDS encoding pentapeptide repeat-containing protein has protein sequence MKMDKPKIQEQLLEPETIAFLESKVEYKHKLIENIMLDQQEASKVSFENVVFRHVTISESTLEQFEFTDVRFEHCDFSNVNLSGAFMHRIEWHHCKFVGTDLSNSRLQNVSFLHGLGDYSNFRFAHLKQVSFSECNLIGADFAYLALQKMEFSQCNIDQVSLTGTKMKDLDLSDCEFDSLVLTMEDLNGCVISPHQAATFVGLMGLIIK, from the coding sequence ATGAAAATGGACAAACCCAAGATTCAGGAGCAGTTACTCGAACCGGAAACGATTGCATTCTTGGAATCCAAAGTTGAGTACAAACACAAACTGATCGAGAATATCATGCTGGATCAACAGGAAGCGAGTAAAGTTTCCTTTGAAAATGTTGTATTTAGACATGTGACAATCTCGGAGTCTACCTTGGAACAATTTGAATTCACCGATGTCCGGTTCGAACACTGTGACTTCTCCAATGTCAATCTCTCTGGTGCCTTCATGCACCGGATCGAATGGCATCACTGCAAGTTTGTCGGAACTGATCTTTCCAATAGTCGATTGCAAAATGTCAGTTTCCTTCATGGTCTAGGTGACTACAGCAATTTCCGTTTTGCTCATTTGAAACAGGTCTCCTTCTCGGAATGTAACTTGATTGGTGCGGACTTTGCCTATCTGGCACTGCAAAAAATGGAGTTTAGTCAATGTAACATCGACCAAGTTTCCTTAACGGGGACCAAAATGAAGGATCTGGATCTTAGCGATTGCGAATTTGACTCCTTGGTACTGACCATGGAAGATCTCAACGGTTGTGTGATTTCACCACATCAAGCCGCCACATTTGTAGGATTAATGGGTTTGATTATCAAATAA
- a CDS encoding DEAD/DEAH box helicase yields MTFKDLNIIPSIMEGLSKANYTNPTPIQEQAIPAVLAGRDLLGCAQTGTGKTAAFSVPIIQLLSERSKGQGSKSARHIRSLILTPTRELAIQIADNIKVYSRYTDIRCTAIVGGVSQKVQERALNQGADIIIATPGRLNDLINQKRIDLKMVEILVLDEADRMLDMGFIHDVKRIIAKMPNKKQTLFFSATMPPEITKMVKTLLVDPVKVEITPVSSTVDRIEQSIYLLENGKKQLMLNQILEDKSIVTALVFTRTKRGADRVTRDLAKVNVTAQAIHGNKSQNDRQRALNNFKSGATRVLVATDIAARGIDVEELSHVINFNLPNIPETYVHRIGRTGRAGKSGMAISFCEKDELPFLKDIEKVIKKTIPEVKGHPYPMTGVPVFEKTSKPSGSKPAFNKSAAGKPAKSKANPARKPKSEWFAKSGKANSSRSSEGRSNSNRSNSSSSRSNSSSSKSNNGSFSRSSKTRNDRAN; encoded by the coding sequence ATGACATTTAAGGACTTAAATATTATCCCCTCTATTATGGAAGGGTTAAGCAAAGCAAACTATACTAATCCTACCCCTATACAGGAACAGGCCATACCAGCTGTATTAGCTGGCAGAGATCTGCTGGGATGTGCACAGACAGGAACAGGCAAGACAGCAGCATTCTCGGTGCCGATCATTCAATTATTAAGCGAAAGATCCAAAGGACAAGGATCAAAGTCGGCACGACATATTCGCTCATTAATTTTGACACCAACACGAGAACTGGCTATTCAGATCGCGGATAACATCAAGGTATATAGCCGGTATACGGACATTCGTTGTACGGCAATCGTTGGCGGTGTTTCGCAAAAAGTACAAGAGCGTGCGTTGAATCAAGGTGCAGATATTATTATTGCAACACCTGGCAGATTGAACGATCTGATTAACCAGAAACGTATTGATCTGAAGATGGTTGAGATTCTCGTTCTGGATGAAGCAGACCGGATGTTGGACATGGGTTTCATTCATGATGTGAAACGAATCATTGCCAAAATGCCGAACAAAAAGCAGACGCTGTTCTTCTCAGCGACCATGCCTCCTGAGATCACCAAAATGGTTAAGACATTGCTTGTTGATCCAGTCAAAGTAGAAATTACACCGGTATCTTCAACCGTAGACCGCATTGAGCAGTCTATATATTTGTTGGAGAATGGCAAGAAGCAGCTTATGTTGAACCAAATTTTGGAGGATAAATCCATCGTCACGGCATTGGTGTTCACACGCACGAAGCGCGGCGCTGACCGGGTTACACGTGATTTGGCCAAAGTGAATGTTACGGCACAAGCCATTCATGGCAACAAGTCGCAGAACGACCGCCAACGGGCACTGAACAATTTCAAGAGTGGGGCTACGCGAGTACTGGTGGCGACGGATATTGCAGCAAGAGGAATTGATGTGGAGGAACTGTCACATGTCATTAACTTTAACCTGCCTAACATTCCGGAAACATATGTTCACCGTATTGGACGTACAGGTCGAGCAGGGAAAAGCGGGATGGCCATCTCATTCTGTGAGAAAGATGAACTTCCATTCCTGAAGGATATTGAGAAAGTAATCAAGAAGACGATTCCTGAAGTGAAAGGTCATCCGTATCCGATGACAGGTGTACCTGTTTTTGAGAAAACCAGCAAACCATCGGGCAGTAAACCTGCGTTCAACAAATCGGCTGCAGGCAAACCGGCGAAGTCCAAGGCGAACCCGGCACGCAAGCCGAAATCCGAGTGGTTTGCCAAGAGTGGCAAAGCCAATAGCAGTCGTTCAAGCGAAGGTAGATCCAATAGCAATCGATCAAACAGCAGTAGCAGTAGATCGAACAGCAGTAGCAGTAAATCAAATAATGGTTCATTCAGCCGCAGTAGCAAAACAAGGAATGATAGAGCCAATTAA
- a CDS encoding class I SAM-dependent methyltransferase gives MNNGHSSGQTNESWSGHSAPFTALQETPILSLLQPSHGERILDVGCGNGDLTAKIAVAGALPTGIDFSEETIRQAKQKYPDMNIHVANACHYRTEEPFDAVFSHAVLHWIKDAPAVVQSIQSALKTGGRFVAEFAANGNTAILIRAVREELHARGYKWEGRNPWYHPTIGEYANLLEQNGFRVSLVQHIDQFTPFKPGARKWLDSFAEYLFSGITPAEQDVIMEAVEKKVQPQLMRDGQWYLDRSRLRVVAIKESGNTI, from the coding sequence ATGAACAACGGACATTCATCCGGTCAAACGAACGAATCGTGGAGTGGTCATTCTGCTCCTTTTACAGCGTTACAGGAAACACCTATCTTATCCTTGCTCCAGCCGTCCCATGGAGAACGAATCCTTGATGTGGGTTGTGGCAATGGGGATCTGACAGCCAAAATTGCAGTCGCAGGAGCGCTGCCAACAGGTATAGATTTTTCAGAAGAGACGATTAGGCAAGCTAAACAGAAATACCCTGATATGAATATTCATGTAGCAAATGCTTGTCATTATCGGACAGAAGAACCTTTTGATGCTGTCTTCTCTCATGCCGTTCTGCATTGGATAAAGGATGCCCCGGCAGTAGTACAATCAATACAGTCAGCGCTCAAGACGGGCGGGCGATTCGTGGCTGAGTTTGCTGCAAATGGCAACACGGCTATATTAATAAGAGCGGTAAGGGAAGAACTGCATGCCCGTGGATACAAATGGGAAGGCCGGAATCCATGGTATCACCCTACCATTGGCGAATATGCTAATTTACTGGAGCAAAACGGATTTCGAGTTAGTCTGGTCCAGCATATTGACCAATTTACCCCGTTCAAGCCAGGTGCCAGAAAGTGGTTGGACAGCTTCGCGGAGTATTTATTCAGTGGTATCACACCTGCGGAACAGGATGTTATTATGGAAGCTGTAGAGAAAAAAGTACAGCCACAACTGATGCGGGATGGACAATGGTATCTGGACAGAAGCCGACTGCGAGTCGTAGCTATTAAGGAATCGGGGAATACGATATGA
- a CDS encoding AraC family transcriptional regulator, translating into MTEESFQPKQELSDLIKRHSHHNGAMETEIPSLFVYHHSKISEPAYRVYKPSFCVIVQGLKEVLLAQERYEYGPSNYLIASMNLPVIGQIIKASAEAPYLSLKLEFTPNQILEVLNECNIKVTFNENARRAMFVGQMESSIQDAVLRLVRLLDTPGEIPFLAPLYVKEILFRLLQGPYGGELAQIAVEGSSTYRIREAIEYIVHHWEQPFRIEDLAETASMSVSSFHRHFKEITAMSPLQFQKQLRLQEARRLLMAESADAADVAFRVGYESASQFSREYARMFGAPPRADIRRLKEKYDMALSE; encoded by the coding sequence ATGACCGAAGAATCATTTCAACCAAAACAGGAATTGAGTGACCTGATTAAACGCCATTCCCACCATAACGGTGCAATGGAAACGGAGATTCCTTCCCTGTTTGTCTATCACCATTCCAAGATTAGCGAACCCGCATACAGAGTATATAAACCTTCATTTTGTGTGATTGTTCAAGGGTTGAAAGAAGTATTGCTCGCACAGGAGCGTTATGAATACGGACCTTCCAATTACCTGATTGCTTCCATGAATCTTCCGGTCATCGGGCAGATTATCAAGGCATCCGCTGAAGCACCCTACTTAAGTCTTAAGCTCGAATTCACACCGAACCAAATTCTCGAAGTACTTAACGAATGCAATATCAAGGTAACATTCAACGAAAACGCCAGACGAGCCATGTTTGTAGGTCAGATGGAATCGTCCATTCAGGATGCTGTACTCCGACTTGTTCGATTGTTGGATACGCCGGGAGAGATTCCGTTTCTGGCTCCGTTGTACGTTAAAGAAATCCTGTTCCGCCTCCTTCAAGGACCTTACGGAGGAGAACTGGCGCAGATTGCGGTTGAAGGTAGCAGCACTTATCGGATCAGAGAAGCGATTGAGTACATCGTTCATCATTGGGAACAGCCATTTCGCATTGAAGATCTGGCTGAGACCGCCAGCATGAGCGTCTCTTCATTCCATCGTCACTTCAAAGAGATCACAGCCATGAGTCCATTACAATTCCAGAAACAATTAAGATTACAGGAAGCCCGGCGACTTCTGATGGCCGAATCTGCTGACGCGGCAGATGTAGCGTTCCGGGTTGGTTACGAGAGTGCTTCTCAATTTAGCCGCGAATATGCACGCATGTTCGGTGCGCCGCCTAGAGCCGATATCCGACGGCTGAAAGAGAAATATGACATGGCCTTGAGTGAGTAA
- a CDS encoding DMT family transporter gives MNWVFLILAGVFEMVGVLMINKLHKDRNLISLVLLVAGFGLSFLFLSIAMETLPMGTAYAVWTGIGASGGAILGMVFYGEPRNALRILFIAMVLGSAVGLKLVS, from the coding sequence ATGAACTGGGTATTTCTTATCTTGGCAGGGGTATTTGAGATGGTCGGAGTGCTTATGATAAACAAGTTGCACAAAGACCGTAATCTCATTTCACTGGTTCTATTGGTAGCCGGGTTTGGTTTAAGCTTCCTATTCCTGTCCATTGCAATGGAAACTCTTCCGATGGGGACAGCATATGCCGTATGGACGGGAATCGGGGCCTCCGGTGGTGCGATTCTGGGCATGGTGTTTTATGGAGAACCTCGAAATGCCCTAAGAATTCTGTTTATCGCTATGGTGCTCGGATCGGCAGTCGGTCTTAAATTGGTCAGTTAA
- a CDS encoding ABC transporter ATP-binding protein, whose amino-acid sequence MIRRFFSYYRPYKKLFLIDFGCAVLAGLLELAFPLAVSKFINELLPGQDWPLILLACIVLLSIYALNTVLNYVVTYWGHMLGINIETNMREKMFAHLQKLSFRFFDNRKTGHLIGHLTNDLNDIGEVAHHGPEDVFIAVMTLIGSFWLMANINLELALLTFIIIPIMAWVIIVFGGRMTKTYRRLFGDVGNFNARIEDNVGGMRVVQSFANEEHEKELFAVDNQNFRKTKLLAYKTMAKSISVSYMMMRLVTVFVMISGAWFYIDGRINMGDFMAFLLLSNIFFRPIEKINAVIESYPKGIAGFKRYLEIIDTEPEIADNKNAVEFESVKGDIRFENVSFGYESSRRILNDISLTVRPGETVAFVGPSGAGKTTICSLLPRFYEVEEGRITVDGVDIRDVKLQSLRKHIGIVQQDVFLFSGTIKENIAYGDLSATDEQIWDAARRASLEELILTLPDGMDTVIGERGVKLSGGQKQRLSIARMFLKNPPILILDEATSALDTETEALIQQSLAELSVGRTTLVIAHRLTTIKNADRIIVVNTDGIAEQGNHEELVAAGGIYSRLHQVQYSHS is encoded by the coding sequence ATGATTCGTCGTTTTTTTTCGTATTATCGTCCTTATAAAAAACTGTTTTTGATTGATTTTGGATGTGCTGTACTCGCAGGTCTTCTGGAGTTGGCTTTCCCCCTTGCCGTCAGCAAATTCATTAATGAGTTGTTGCCTGGTCAGGATTGGCCTCTTATTTTGCTTGCCTGTATTGTGCTGTTATCCATCTATGCACTTAATACGGTATTGAACTATGTCGTTACATACTGGGGACATATGCTGGGCATTAACATTGAGACCAACATGCGTGAGAAGATGTTCGCTCACTTGCAGAAGTTGTCTTTCCGGTTCTTCGATAATCGCAAAACGGGTCATTTAATTGGTCATCTCACGAATGATCTGAACGATATCGGCGAGGTTGCTCACCATGGACCTGAAGATGTGTTCATTGCAGTGATGACATTAATCGGATCATTCTGGCTGATGGCTAACATTAATCTTGAGCTTGCGCTGCTTACCTTTATCATTATCCCAATTATGGCTTGGGTCATTATCGTATTTGGAGGCCGTATGACGAAGACGTATCGAAGACTCTTCGGAGACGTCGGCAATTTCAATGCGCGCATTGAAGACAATGTCGGTGGCATGCGTGTTGTGCAATCGTTCGCCAACGAAGAACACGAGAAAGAGCTTTTTGCTGTAGATAATCAGAATTTCCGTAAAACCAAGCTGCTTGCCTACAAAACGATGGCAAAAAGTATCTCGGTCAGTTATATGATGATGCGACTGGTTACGGTATTTGTCATGATCAGCGGGGCTTGGTTTTATATTGACGGCAGAATTAATATGGGTGATTTTATGGCCTTCCTGCTGCTGTCGAATATCTTCTTCCGTCCTATCGAGAAGATTAACGCAGTCATCGAAAGTTATCCGAAGGGCATCGCTGGTTTCAAGCGTTATCTGGAGATCATTGATACAGAACCTGAAATTGCTGATAACAAAAACGCCGTGGAATTCGAAAGTGTGAAGGGTGATATTCGTTTTGAGAACGTCTCGTTTGGATATGAATCCAGTCGGCGTATTTTAAATGATATCAGTCTGACTGTTCGACCAGGGGAAACCGTCGCTTTTGTTGGCCCGTCAGGCGCAGGTAAGACAACGATCTGCAGCCTGCTTCCGCGATTCTATGAGGTAGAAGAGGGACGGATCACTGTAGATGGTGTGGACATTCGGGATGTTAAGCTTCAATCGTTGCGTAAGCATATCGGGATCGTTCAACAGGATGTATTTTTGTTCTCGGGTACCATTAAGGAGAATATTGCTTATGGTGACCTGAGTGCAACGGACGAACAGATCTGGGATGCCGCTCGCCGTGCCTCATTGGAGGAATTGATTCTTACGTTGCCGGACGGTATGGATACGGTCATTGGTGAGCGTGGAGTCAAGCTATCCGGAGGACAGAAGCAACGGTTATCCATTGCGCGTATGTTCTTGAAAAATCCACCCATTCTTATTCTGGATGAGGCAACCTCCGCGCTGGATACGGAAACGGAAGCACTTATTCAGCAATCACTCGCTGAATTGTCGGTGGGTAGAACAACACTTGTGATTGCACACCGATTGACAACGATCAAGAATGCGGATCGAATTATCGTGGTGAACACAGATGGTATCGCTGAACAGGGTAACCATGAGGAATTGGTCGCCGCTGGAGGCATATATAGCCGTCTTCATCAGGTGCAATACAGCCACTCTTAA
- a CDS encoding threonine aldolase family protein, with protein sequence MIRFECDYNEGAHDRILQKLMETNMEQTSGYGTDEHCERARMLIRQACDNEQADVHFLVGGTQTNTTVIASILRPYQGVIAASSGHIAVHETGAIEATGHKVLTVPSEDGKITPEQVRAVYDAHMNESSPEHCVQPGMVYISQPTENGTMYSKAELQALHAVSRACGLPFFVDGARLGYALASRDCDMTLADLARLCDVFYIGGTKIGALMGEAVVILNDALKPDFRYMIKQKGGLLAKGRLLGIQFETLFEDGLYLDISRHAVDMALRIHDSLEQQGVRFLYDSPTNQQFPILPDCLLEKLRSGYTFTFWEKVDDTHSAVRFCTSWATRQENVDALTREITQLLHEEIHVPERVEVLV encoded by the coding sequence ATGATACGATTTGAATGTGACTATAACGAAGGTGCGCATGATCGCATTTTACAAAAACTGATGGAAACTAACATGGAACAGACAAGCGGTTATGGTACGGATGAGCATTGCGAACGGGCGAGAATGCTTATTCGTCAGGCTTGTGACAACGAGCAGGCTGATGTTCATTTTTTGGTTGGCGGTACACAGACAAATACAACGGTGATTGCCTCTATTTTGCGTCCTTATCAAGGTGTGATTGCAGCGAGTTCAGGACATATTGCTGTTCATGAGACGGGGGCTATTGAAGCAACGGGTCATAAGGTACTCACAGTACCAAGTGAGGACGGAAAGATCACGCCTGAGCAGGTTAGAGCAGTCTACGATGCGCACATGAATGAGTCGTCGCCGGAACACTGTGTGCAGCCAGGTATGGTCTACATATCTCAGCCAACGGAGAACGGAACGATGTACAGCAAGGCAGAATTGCAAGCTTTGCACGCAGTCAGCAGAGCGTGTGGTCTTCCATTTTTCGTGGATGGAGCACGCCTTGGATATGCACTTGCCTCCCGAGATTGCGATATGACACTTGCTGATCTTGCGCGCTTGTGCGATGTATTTTACATCGGGGGAACCAAGATTGGCGCATTGATGGGAGAGGCGGTTGTCATCCTGAATGATGCGCTCAAACCAGATTTTCGTTATATGATCAAACAAAAAGGTGGCCTGCTTGCCAAAGGCAGATTGCTGGGAATCCAATTTGAAACGTTGTTCGAAGATGGTCTGTACCTCGATATTTCTCGTCATGCCGTAGATATGGCCTTGAGAATTCATGATTCACTCGAACAGCAGGGAGTACGTTTCCTGTACGATTCACCAACTAACCAGCAGTTTCCGATTCTACCTGATTGTTTGCTTGAGAAATTACGCAGCGGTTATACGTTCACCTTCTGGGAAAAGGTTGACGATACACACAGTGCGGTGCGGTTCTGTACCAGCTGGGCAACTCGTCAAGAGAATGTGGATGCACTGACTCGTGAAATTACTCAATTATTGCACGAAGAGATCCACGTGCCAGAACGGGTCGAAGTATTGGTCTAA
- a CDS encoding serine hydrolase domain-containing protein: MKPREVTKLKMSVRRARKRNTIAAVTLMLTILAPMSAMAAPAAMNNSINLTYETTKKTVIEKAKLLTETYGTTSLQYALIDGGEITVSGQTGKNDLNDKVPLTSNTIYGIGSTSKMMLTAAVMKLVDEGKIDLDVPVVNYMPDFTMKDKRYKQITPRMLLNHSAGLFGTSVGSAILYGDNDTYAHDTFLDQLATQNLMAMPGAYSVYSNDGFTLAEILVERVTGMSFTAFIHKNFTEPLKMNHTKTPQDIVNTGEMAGIYSPVYKGQLPRENYNIIASGGLYSTAKDLVKFSQIFTGEVKGILSNKSVEAMEQKEYRRGMWPEDSDSSMSYGLGWDSVDLFPFSDYGIKAVTKGGDTLSYHSSLVVLPEYNMAAAVISSGGASITNQFIASELLLSALEEKGIIKERKPEKSFGVPVKADMPKEISKFAGNYGGNNSVTKIKINKAGQMTLSSLSAPSNPVQEYTYTSDGTFVSDDGTEKLKFVVEKNGNTYLWSRSYISVPGLGQVALSEYNAEKLKANTLPKEINAAWSKRDGKKYYLVNAKYTSMLYLNATSILPIQLNKENPGYMSNNKIIGAGEAANLLQIPGSAGREPMDIHFSKKNGGEYLTFSGYVFASEGLVKPIYSGKQSATTIQADGYAKWFSVPATAKGKVMTVKLPAKGAFAIYDQNGICINHSVVSGKNVVVLPENGRIVFAGEAGSLFEISLKK; encoded by the coding sequence ATGAAACCAAGAGAGGTAACAAAACTGAAGATGAGTGTGAGGAGAGCAAGAAAGAGAAATACTATAGCTGCTGTGACTCTCATGCTGACGATACTTGCCCCAATGTCTGCAATGGCCGCACCGGCTGCCATGAATAACAGCATTAACCTTACGTATGAGACAACAAAGAAAACCGTAATCGAAAAAGCTAAGTTGCTGACTGAAACGTACGGTACGACGAGTCTGCAATATGCGCTCATTGATGGTGGAGAGATTACGGTGTCCGGTCAAACGGGCAAGAACGATCTAAACGACAAGGTACCTCTTACTTCGAACACAATCTATGGCATTGGTTCAACCAGTAAAATGATGCTTACAGCCGCTGTAATGAAGCTGGTTGATGAAGGCAAGATCGATTTGGATGTGCCTGTTGTGAACTATATGCCTGATTTTACAATGAAAGATAAACGATACAAACAGATTACACCCCGTATGTTGCTGAATCATTCGGCCGGGCTTTTCGGAACCTCTGTCGGTAGTGCTATACTTTATGGGGACAATGATACCTATGCACATGATACCTTTTTGGATCAATTGGCGACCCAGAATCTGATGGCAATGCCAGGTGCGTATTCGGTGTACTCTAACGATGGATTTACATTAGCTGAAATTCTGGTTGAGAGAGTCACTGGTATGAGCTTTACGGCATTTATACACAAAAATTTTACAGAGCCTCTGAAAATGAATCATACCAAAACACCACAGGATATAGTTAATACGGGAGAAATGGCGGGAATCTACTCTCCTGTGTATAAGGGGCAGCTTCCACGCGAGAATTATAATATCATAGCTTCAGGAGGCTTATATTCCACCGCTAAGGATCTGGTGAAATTTTCGCAAATTTTCACAGGAGAGGTCAAAGGGATTCTTTCCAACAAGTCGGTAGAAGCCATGGAGCAAAAAGAATACAGAAGAGGCATGTGGCCAGAGGATAGTGATTCTTCTATGTCTTACGGATTAGGGTGGGATAGTGTGGACTTGTTCCCATTCAGTGACTACGGCATCAAGGCTGTTACGAAAGGTGGAGATACGTTATCTTATCATTCTTCACTCGTCGTACTTCCGGAATACAACATGGCTGCAGCCGTGATCTCTTCAGGCGGAGCAAGCATAACCAATCAATTCATTGCGAGTGAGTTATTACTTAGCGCACTTGAAGAAAAGGGCATTATTAAAGAACGGAAACCGGAAAAATCATTTGGTGTACCTGTGAAGGCAGATATGCCTAAAGAAATCTCCAAGTTTGCAGGGAATTATGGTGGCAATAATTCAGTTACGAAGATCAAAATAAATAAGGCAGGACAAATGACGCTCTCCTCTCTCTCGGCTCCAAGTAATCCGGTTCAAGAATACACCTATACATCAGATGGTACTTTTGTGAGTGATGATGGTACAGAAAAGTTGAAATTCGTTGTGGAGAAAAATGGGAATACCTACCTGTGGTCTCGATCTTATATCTCCGTTCCAGGACTCGGACAGGTGGCTCTCTCAGAATATAATGCGGAGAAGCTCAAAGCCAATACATTACCCAAGGAGATTAACGCTGCATGGTCAAAGCGTGATGGTAAAAAATATTATCTGGTGAATGCGAAATACACATCCATGCTCTATCTTAATGCTACATCGATCCTGCCTATTCAATTGAATAAAGAGAATCCAGGGTATATGTCCAATAATAAAATTATTGGAGCAGGCGAAGCAGCCAATCTATTGCAGATTCCGGGTAGTGCCGGACGAGAACCGATGGACATTCATTTCTCCAAGAAGAACGGAGGAGAGTATCTTACATTTTCAGGTTATGTATTCGCCAGTGAGGGATTGGTAAAACCAATCTATTCCGGTAAACAATCCGCAACAACCATTCAAGCAGATGGATATGCCAAATGGTTTTCGGTACCCGCTACTGCGAAAGGAAAAGTCATGACAGTGAAGTTACCTGCAAAAGGAGCCTTTGCTATCTATGATCAGAACGGAATTTGTATTAATCACAGCGTGGTTAGCGGTAAGAATGTTGTTGTTTTACCCGAAAACGGCCGTATTGTATTTGCTGGTGAGGCTGGTTCTCTATTTGAAATTTCATTAAAAAAGTAA
- a CDS encoding MarR family winged helix-turn-helix transcriptional regulator: MRRFNRFYTNILGVLDKHILGTGYSFAEVRVIIEIGIRGESIANNLVDTLTIDRSYMSRIVNKLSKEGLLVKVNSAADSRVSLIRLTAKGEELYAQLNDRSDQQILKLMQDLNEEEIQEVYTSMMNIQEKLNKKAGETTR; encoded by the coding sequence ATGCGACGTTTTAACCGTTTTTATACCAACATACTTGGTGTACTCGACAAGCATATTCTCGGAACAGGGTATTCCTTTGCTGAAGTACGGGTCATTATTGAGATTGGAATTCGGGGAGAGAGCATTGCGAACAATCTGGTGGATACACTGACCATTGATCGCAGTTACATGAGCCGCATTGTAAACAAGCTGTCCAAGGAAGGTCTGCTGGTGAAAGTGAATTCTGCGGCCGACAGCCGGGTCAGTCTGATTCGTCTGACAGCCAAGGGTGAGGAACTGTATGCCCAATTGAATGATCGATCCGATCAACAGATTCTGAAATTAATGCAAGACCTCAATGAAGAAGAGATTCAAGAGGTATACACCTCCATGATGAACATACAAGAGAAGTTGAACAAGAAGGCAGGAGAGACAACACGATGA
- a CDS encoding alpha/beta hydrolase — protein MMKKILIILLKIFGAIVIAFALFIATVFIVNAVSNKSEEGKIKPYGQFVAVDGKNMNVLIQGKGKETVVLLPGYGTPAPALDFKPLIDELSPFYKVVVIEPFGYGLSDITEKERTTENMVSEIHEALQQLGIQRYTLMAHSISGIYGLDYVNKYTNEVTSFVGIESSVPTQGGNDDPFPTGTYKLLKKSGFYRLLMKLAPDQLIAPDVDDETREQIRILSLKNTFNPNNLNEGKNFAPNFKATENLSFPKDLPLIFFLQANDTETEGWIPLHEEQVKDSVHGKVMTFEGDHYLHHTRSKEMVREYRKFMSEIE, from the coding sequence ATGATGAAAAAAATATTAATCATTTTGCTCAAAATATTCGGTGCGATCGTTATCGCTTTTGCATTATTTATTGCGACTGTCTTTATTGTTAATGCGGTTAGCAACAAATCGGAGGAAGGGAAGATAAAACCTTATGGCCAGTTTGTAGCGGTTGATGGCAAAAACATGAATGTGTTGATTCAAGGAAAAGGCAAAGAAACGGTGGTATTGCTTCCTGGGTATGGAACACCCGCCCCAGCCCTTGATTTCAAACCGCTCATCGATGAGCTATCTCCATTTTACAAAGTCGTTGTCATTGAACCTTTCGGTTATGGATTAAGTGACATTACTGAAAAAGAGCGTACTACGGAAAATATGGTTAGTGAAATTCATGAAGCGTTACAGCAACTTGGTATTCAACGTTACACGCTCATGGCTCACTCCATTTCAGGGATATACGGACTGGATTATGTGAACAAATATACAAACGAAGTAACTTCCTTTGTCGGCATCGAGAGCAGTGTCCCAACGCAGGGAGGTAACGATGATCCATTCCCAACCGGAACGTACAAACTGCTTAAAAAATCAGGATTCTACCGTTTGTTAATGAAATTGGCCCCTGATCAACTGATTGCACCCGATGTTGATGATGAAACCAGAGAGCAAATTAGAATACTCTCACTCAAAAATACGTTTAATCCGAACAACCTGAATGAAGGCAAAAATTTCGCTCCTAATTTCAAAGCAACTGAGAACCTGTCTTTCCCCAAAGATCTTCCGTTGATTTTCTTCTTACAAGCGAATGATACGGAAACGGAAGGATGGATACCCTTGCATGAAGAGCAAGTCAAAGATTCAGTGCATGGAAAAGTAATGACTTTCGAGGGAGATCATTATTTGCATCACACCCGCTCCAAAGAAATGGTTCGAGAATATAGGAAGTTTATGAGTGAAATAGAGTAG
- a CDS encoding DMT family transporter, translating into MNKTWMSVVVAALFEVGWVIGLKHASGMLEWSLTMVAIMISFSLMIAASRTLPVGTVYAVFVGLGTAGTVLAEIILFDATVQAGKMILIGILLLGVIGLKMLSKEKSKGVQL; encoded by the coding sequence ATGAATAAAACGTGGATGTCGGTTGTGGTTGCTGCGTTGTTTGAAGTGGGGTGGGTCATTGGATTAAAACATGCCAGCGGGATGCTGGAATGGAGCCTTACAATGGTTGCCATTATGATAAGTTTCTCCTTGATGATTGCAGCTTCGCGTACACTGCCTGTGGGAACGGTCTATGCAGTATTCGTTGGACTCGGTACCGCTGGTACTGTATTAGCAGAGATTATTTTGTTCGATGCAACTGTTCAAGCCGGAAAAATGATACTCATTGGTATACTTTTACTCGGCGTAATTGGTCTTAAAATGCTGAGTAAAGAGAAGAGTAAGGGGGTGCAGCTATAA